The following coding sequences lie in one Alloacidobacterium dinghuense genomic window:
- a CDS encoding Gfo/Idh/MocA family protein has protein sequence MDESRRDFLKTGAKSIAVAAAGTSLRTWGDQPKILGANSRVRVAVVGLRGRGENHIQSYGALPNVEIAALCDIDDNVMSERLAGVRKLGCQPKTYKDIRKLLDDKSIDAVSIATPHHWHASMAIWACQAGKDVYVEKPCSHNLWEGGQIVRAAAKYNRIVQHGTQSRSNPAVIEAVQKIQKEALIGDVYLSRGLCFKWRDTIGHTPASPVPAGVDYDLWTGPAPLQPFTKNHFHYNWHWFWDYGNGDLGNQGIHQIDIARWGLGLGFPNKISAIGGHFMFDDDQQTPNTLNCAFEYNLPNGKRALLEFEVRHWISNHEAGIGQRRDASAASAETAHGGLGPKEGSYNSVGNIFYGSKGYLAIDNVAGYKSWLGQEQQPGPSAPEAKENHFANFIECVISRKKEDLRAPIEEGHFSSGLAHLANTSYRLGRTLNFDPETQLVKGDDAANQMLRDGDRGYRAPFAVPEKV, from the coding sequence ATGGATGAAAGCAGGCGGGATTTTCTAAAGACGGGAGCGAAATCGATTGCTGTCGCGGCAGCCGGCACCAGCCTTCGCACGTGGGGCGATCAACCAAAAATTCTTGGCGCCAACAGTCGGGTGCGGGTCGCAGTTGTTGGCTTGCGCGGCAGGGGTGAAAATCATATTCAATCCTATGGGGCACTCCCGAATGTGGAAATCGCAGCACTTTGCGACATCGATGACAACGTGATGAGTGAGCGTCTCGCCGGAGTGCGAAAGCTGGGTTGTCAGCCTAAGACATATAAAGATATTCGTAAACTCCTCGATGACAAGTCGATTGATGCCGTTTCCATCGCCACGCCCCATCATTGGCATGCCTCGATGGCCATATGGGCGTGCCAGGCAGGAAAGGATGTGTATGTCGAAAAGCCCTGCTCGCATAATCTGTGGGAGGGGGGCCAGATCGTACGCGCTGCCGCGAAATACAACCGCATCGTCCAGCATGGGACTCAAAGCAGATCAAACCCTGCAGTAATAGAAGCAGTGCAGAAGATCCAGAAGGAAGCGTTGATTGGAGATGTCTATCTCTCACGCGGATTGTGTTTCAAATGGAGAGACACGATCGGTCACACTCCCGCGTCGCCTGTGCCAGCAGGCGTCGACTACGATTTATGGACCGGGCCTGCTCCGCTTCAGCCTTTTACGAAGAATCACTTTCACTACAACTGGCATTGGTTCTGGGATTACGGAAACGGAGATTTGGGCAATCAGGGGATTCACCAGATAGACATCGCGCGATGGGGATTGGGACTGGGATTTCCGAACAAGATTTCAGCGATCGGCGGCCATTTTATGTTCGATGATGACCAGCAGACGCCGAACACTCTGAACTGCGCCTTCGAATACAACCTGCCCAATGGAAAGCGCGCCCTGCTTGAATTTGAGGTGCGCCATTGGATATCAAACCATGAGGCTGGCATAGGACAGCGACGCGATGCGTCGGCGGCATCCGCCGAGACAGCCCATGGAGGACTGGGGCCAAAGGAAGGGTCTTACAACAGCGTGGGAAATATCTTTTATGGCTCGAAAGGCTATCTGGCGATCGACAACGTTGCCGGATACAAAAGCTGGTTGGGACAGGAACAGCAGCCCGGCCCATCGGCTCCAGAGGCGAAAGAGAATCACTTCGCGAATTTCATTGAATGTGTCATAAGCCGCAAGAAAGAGGACCTGCGTGCCCCGATCGAGGAAGGGCACTTTTCCTCAGGACTGGCGCACTTGGCGAACACATCCTATAGGCTTGGACGCACTCTCAATTTCGATCCCGAAACACAACTCGTTAAGGGCGATGATGCGGCCAACCAGATGCTTCGCGACGGAGATCGGGGATACCGTGCGCCATTTGCCGTTCCGGAAAAGGTCTAG
- a CDS encoding LacI family DNA-binding transcriptional regulator: protein MKSAKSKKSKVGLREIAAAAEVSVATVSRVLNGNSRVDPAIQKAVLGSAAKLKIDLSQRNRTKALAFLLSNRAMLHPFHSRVLSGAESYCAAHGWDMVFLSFHYSRNATRDELHLPRVIQRRDIIRAVILAGTNFANLLELLDYKGIPYVALGNNIVGESQDSKNDLIFSDDGQGGYDMTRYLLTLGHRDIWFVGNIRLPWFARCFSGYKGAMEESDLQARHSSIDSEDDAEAGYLGTKSVLARGEPVTAIFAGNDSTAHGVYKAIRDSGLSIPDNISVVGCDDTVGAWLFPGLTTIREFPEQLGKQMVELMLNRIARPNLEPQRIKIPTELIKRESCRAIAGAIQS from the coding sequence ATGAAAAGCGCAAAGAGCAAAAAGTCGAAAGTCGGTCTACGGGAAATCGCGGCTGCTGCTGAGGTGAGTGTAGCTACCGTCTCCCGGGTTTTGAACGGAAACAGTCGCGTTGATCCGGCGATCCAGAAAGCCGTGCTCGGCTCAGCGGCTAAGCTGAAGATCGATCTCTCGCAAAGAAACCGGACAAAGGCGCTTGCTTTCCTGCTTAGCAACCGCGCCATGCTTCATCCCTTCCACTCACGTGTTTTAAGCGGCGCAGAATCATACTGTGCAGCACACGGATGGGACATGGTCTTCTTGTCTTTCCACTATTCTCGGAACGCCACTCGCGACGAATTGCATCTGCCTCGCGTGATCCAGCGGCGTGACATTATCCGTGCAGTCATCCTCGCCGGGACGAATTTCGCCAATCTTCTGGAACTGCTGGACTACAAGGGAATCCCCTACGTGGCGCTTGGCAACAATATCGTTGGAGAATCACAGGATTCAAAGAACGATCTGATCTTTTCTGATGATGGACAGGGTGGCTACGATATGACCCGCTATCTCCTCACGCTGGGCCATCGCGACATCTGGTTTGTCGGTAATATTCGTTTGCCCTGGTTCGCCCGCTGCTTCTCTGGCTACAAGGGCGCAATGGAGGAGAGCGATCTGCAGGCGCGCCACAGCAGCATCGATTCGGAAGACGATGCGGAAGCGGGATATCTCGGAACAAAATCCGTGCTGGCTCGCGGAGAACCTGTGACCGCCATCTTCGCTGGCAACGACTCGACTGCACATGGCGTTTATAAAGCGATCAGAGATAGCGGCCTGAGCATCCCGGACAACATCAGCGTCGTGGGATGTGATGATACGGTGGGTGCCTGGCTTTTTCCCGGCCTGACCACCATTCGAGAATTCCCTGAGCAATTGGGCAAGCAGATGGTAGAGCTAATGCTCAACCGCATTGCCCGACCGAACCTTGAGCCGCAACGAATCAAAATTCCTACGGAGCTGATAAAACGGGAGTCCTGCCGCGCCATTGCCGGCGCCATCCAATCCTGA
- a CDS encoding carboxypeptidase regulatory-like domain-containing protein, with translation MARYSCLFVVFLALAGLPGACFGQGLATLSGTVTDSTGAVIGSAAITVSQIGTGTTTVVKTNDSGVYLFPSLPPAGYSLGVVATGFKDYQQKGIVLQADQSLTVNVVLQVGQASQTVTVSANAVQVDTTTGTLSQVIDRTRVNDLPLNGRNAAQLTELVAGVVLGPVDNADQGVTKTFPAAVTVSVNGARTADTSYMFDGGNNIDEYTNVNQPFPFPDALQEFSVQTSNYNAEYGQNAGGVVNIVSRSGTEAYHGNLFEYVRNGVFNARNYFASTVDPLKRNQFGGTFGGPVSIPPLFHSKHTFFFVGYQKTIIRDQQGGVNAFIPTQANLAGDFSAMLSASNPDNPLGKAVQITNPHTGAPYPNNFIDPSTFDPASVALMKDLPSIGGSGSVFYQNPLAQNFDEILVRGDQDFRSKDHITLHYYQNDFSNAGVLNSSNLLTYASHSNIRVQSALASETHVFTPNILNSLIVNYSREVSERGPLSNSPSVADFGVNIYQPAQKAIVGIAATGFFTFGDSAFAEFQRNNYILADDFHWVKGNHNLAFGVHAEISKVDLNNEFNEPGTFAFNSNNTNYALASFLLGYLYTFNQGAGQYYNARNQFYGFYAQDSWHLTRRFTLNYGIRYEPFLPWSELFHRVEQFNPDAYAAGRTSTVYTNAPPGLLFPGDTGVPEQGVRSSFKNFMPRVGFAWDVMGNGKLSLRGGAGMFYDTRQPAIMNSIPSEISPFSLSVSLTNPVGPFSNPYEGINNPFPAPVPPPKNVVFPTPVQANTFDPSGDFQVPVTYAWNVTLEQQVTNNMTTRLAYVGAHASHLFVDDQLNPATYIPGSKLSTDQRRYFAGYTNIGEASMSGNSAYNSLQASIQEKVAAGFSILANYTFSKSMDTLPYLTGNTTPSNGPGNPYAYSIYMPNYKALDIGPSDFDRQNVFSASYVWQFPRLSEGNSIMRAIVNGWRSTGIFQIQSGAPLTITAGSDISQTGLLQDRAQWNGRQPYGAGACKASAVCKNYFDPSVFALPATGNFGNVTKGAFRGPGYFDWDAGLVRSFPLKGDGNFEFRAEYFNLLNHTNLNSPVTAVGSGGFGSITGANTPRIAQLSAKINF, from the coding sequence GTGGCAAGATACAGTTGTCTGTTTGTGGTTTTTCTGGCTTTGGCAGGACTTCCGGGTGCCTGCTTCGGTCAGGGACTGGCTACTTTGTCAGGAACTGTGACCGATAGCACCGGGGCGGTCATTGGATCCGCCGCGATCACCGTATCCCAGATCGGCACCGGCACAACAACGGTAGTCAAAACGAACGACAGCGGAGTGTATCTCTTTCCGTCTCTGCCGCCTGCCGGCTATTCGCTCGGAGTCGTCGCCACTGGTTTCAAGGATTATCAGCAGAAGGGCATCGTCCTTCAGGCGGATCAATCGTTAACGGTGAACGTTGTCCTGCAGGTAGGGCAAGCTTCGCAGACGGTCACAGTCTCAGCGAACGCCGTTCAGGTAGATACGACTACCGGGACACTGTCTCAAGTGATTGATCGGACCCGCGTGAACGACCTGCCGTTAAACGGACGAAATGCGGCACAGTTGACTGAGTTGGTGGCAGGCGTCGTCCTCGGGCCTGTCGACAATGCTGATCAAGGTGTGACCAAGACGTTTCCGGCCGCCGTAACTGTATCTGTAAACGGCGCGCGAACAGCAGATACAAGCTATATGTTCGATGGCGGCAACAATATCGACGAATACACCAATGTCAATCAGCCGTTCCCATTCCCCGATGCTCTACAGGAATTCAGCGTTCAGACGAGCAACTACAACGCCGAGTACGGCCAAAATGCGGGAGGCGTCGTCAACATCGTCTCGAGGTCGGGCACCGAGGCCTATCACGGAAATCTGTTTGAATACGTTCGCAACGGCGTTTTTAATGCCCGGAACTATTTCGCTTCAACAGTTGACCCTTTGAAGCGCAACCAGTTTGGCGGCACCTTCGGTGGCCCGGTTTCGATCCCTCCACTGTTTCACAGCAAGCACACTTTCTTTTTTGTGGGGTACCAGAAGACGATCATCCGTGACCAGCAGGGTGGCGTGAATGCGTTTATCCCGACACAGGCAAACCTCGCTGGCGACTTTTCCGCGATGCTCAGTGCTTCGAATCCGGACAACCCACTCGGCAAAGCCGTGCAGATTACGAATCCGCACACCGGAGCGCCTTACCCAAACAACTTCATCGATCCGTCCACATTTGATCCCGCTTCGGTGGCGCTCATGAAGGATCTTCCGAGTATCGGCGGAAGCGGTTCCGTCTTTTATCAGAATCCTCTTGCACAGAACTTTGACGAGATCCTTGTCCGCGGAGACCAGGACTTTAGATCGAAGGATCATATCACGCTTCACTACTACCAGAATGACTTCTCAAACGCAGGCGTTCTGAATTCCTCCAATCTGCTCACATATGCGAGCCATTCCAACATCAGGGTGCAAAGCGCACTAGCGTCAGAAACGCATGTCTTCACCCCCAACATACTCAATTCACTTATCGTCAATTACTCACGCGAGGTGTCGGAGCGCGGTCCGTTGTCCAATTCACCGAGCGTGGCAGACTTCGGCGTAAATATCTATCAGCCTGCACAGAAAGCGATCGTTGGCATTGCAGCCACAGGATTCTTCACCTTCGGCGACAGCGCCTTTGCCGAGTTTCAGCGCAATAACTACATACTCGCCGACGACTTCCATTGGGTGAAGGGAAATCACAACCTGGCCTTTGGCGTACATGCGGAAATCAGCAAGGTCGATCTCAACAACGAGTTCAACGAGCCTGGCACCTTCGCATTCAATTCCAATAACACGAACTATGCCCTCGCCAGCTTCCTGCTTGGATACCTCTATACCTTTAATCAAGGGGCGGGTCAGTATTACAACGCGCGTAATCAGTTCTATGGATTTTATGCTCAGGACAGCTGGCACCTGACGCGGCGGTTCACCCTGAATTACGGTATCCGGTATGAGCCTTTCCTGCCGTGGAGTGAGTTGTTTCATCGGGTAGAGCAGTTCAATCCCGACGCTTACGCCGCAGGCCGCACCTCGACTGTTTACACCAACGCGCCTCCAGGCCTACTGTTTCCCGGCGACACGGGCGTTCCGGAACAAGGCGTCCGATCATCGTTCAAAAACTTCATGCCCCGCGTAGGATTTGCGTGGGACGTAATGGGCAATGGCAAGCTGAGTCTTCGCGGCGGTGCGGGCATGTTTTATGACACGCGTCAGCCCGCTATCATGAACAGCATTCCTTCTGAGATCAGTCCGTTTTCGTTGTCGGTATCTCTAACAAACCCTGTAGGGCCATTCAGCAACCCATATGAAGGAATCAACAATCCATTTCCGGCGCCAGTGCCGCCGCCTAAGAATGTCGTGTTTCCAACTCCCGTTCAAGCGAACACCTTCGACCCTTCTGGAGACTTTCAGGTTCCTGTGACGTATGCCTGGAACGTCACTCTCGAGCAGCAGGTGACCAATAACATGACAACAAGACTCGCCTATGTAGGAGCACACGCGAGCCACTTATTCGTCGACGACCAATTGAACCCGGCAACCTACATTCCAGGCAGCAAGTTAAGTACGGACCAGCGTCGGTATTTCGCCGGATATACGAACATCGGCGAAGCCAGCATGAGCGGTAATTCCGCATATAACTCTCTGCAGGCATCGATTCAGGAAAAAGTGGCGGCAGGCTTCAGCATCCTGGCGAACTACACCTTCTCGAAGTCGATGGACACACTGCCTTATCTGACAGGTAACACTACGCCTTCCAATGGACCGGGGAATCCATATGCATATTCCATTTACATGCCCAACTATAAAGCGCTTGATATAGGACCTTCCGATTTCGACCGGCAAAACGTCTTCTCAGCGTCGTATGTATGGCAGTTCCCCCGGCTTTCAGAAGGGAACTCGATCATGCGCGCCATCGTGAATGGTTGGCGCAGCACAGGCATCTTCCAAATCCAGAGCGGAGCGCCCCTTACCATCACCGCTGGCTCGGATATCTCGCAAACCGGATTACTTCAGGATCGCGCCCAATGGAATGGCCGCCAGCCCTATGGTGCAGGAGCCTGCAAAGCGAGTGCTGTCTGCAAGAACTATTTCGATCCCTCAGTGTTCGCGTTGCCTGCGACAGGTAACTTCGGCAACGTAACCAAAGGCGCGTTC